In Microbacterium binotii, one DNA window encodes the following:
- a CDS encoding glycosyltransferase has protein sequence MSITNRSALLCAMPAVGHVDPMLVVGRELRRRGWRVRMLTGSRHADRVRAAGVEFVALPAEADTLDSVGAAGRNRGIATINAGVEEAFVRPALPAAQKLDALLEEEPVDVVFHDMTFLGVQGLLARPASERPLVVMCGVGPAGFSSRDCPPYGLGIVPARRRAVGRMRDAVLNRSARWVLSGAHRALDDLLARLDAPGLDGAFFMDVLARSDLLAQFTVAEFEYPRSDAPAHLRFYGPMAAPAASSGSAGELIDRLDPDVPVVHVTQGTVANTDFSELIGPSLQALADRPVQVVLTAGGRAASDLPPLPRNAFAADYLPYDRLLPRTNVFVTNGGYGGLHQAMRHGVPIVVAGDSEDKVETSARVQFSGAGVSLGTGRPSPSQIGRAVDRVLADPRYAAASRRIGERIAMAGGAPALVDDVEAMLWG, from the coding sequence ATGTCAATTACGAATCGGTCCGCGCTGCTCTGCGCGATGCCCGCCGTGGGCCACGTCGACCCGATGCTCGTCGTCGGGCGGGAGCTGCGGCGCCGCGGGTGGCGGGTACGGATGCTGACGGGCTCGCGCCACGCGGATCGCGTGCGGGCTGCGGGCGTCGAGTTCGTCGCCCTCCCGGCGGAGGCGGACACGCTCGACTCCGTGGGTGCCGCCGGACGCAACCGCGGCATCGCGACGATCAACGCCGGCGTGGAGGAGGCCTTCGTGCGCCCGGCGCTGCCCGCCGCGCAGAAGCTCGACGCCCTCCTCGAGGAAGAGCCCGTCGACGTCGTCTTCCACGACATGACGTTCCTCGGCGTGCAGGGGCTGCTCGCGCGCCCCGCATCCGAACGCCCCCTCGTCGTCATGTGCGGCGTCGGCCCCGCCGGCTTCTCCAGCCGGGATTGCCCGCCCTACGGACTCGGTATCGTCCCGGCGCGCCGGCGAGCCGTCGGACGGATGCGGGATGCGGTGCTCAACCGCTCCGCCCGCTGGGTGCTGTCGGGCGCCCACCGGGCGCTCGACGACCTGCTCGCCCGACTCGACGCCCCGGGACTCGACGGCGCCTTCTTCATGGACGTGCTCGCGCGCAGCGACCTGCTCGCGCAGTTCACCGTCGCCGAGTTCGAGTACCCGCGCAGCGACGCCCCCGCGCACCTCCGCTTCTACGGGCCGATGGCGGCGCCCGCCGCATCCAGCGGATCCGCGGGGGAGCTCATCGACCGCCTCGACCCGGACGTGCCCGTCGTGCACGTGACACAGGGGACCGTCGCGAACACGGACTTCTCCGAGCTCATCGGCCCGTCACTGCAGGCTCTCGCCGACCGCCCGGTGCAGGTGGTGCTCACCGCCGGCGGGCGGGCCGCATCCGATCTGCCGCCGCTGCCGCGCAACGCGTTCGCCGCGGACTACCTGCCCTACGACCGCCTGCTGCCTCGCACGAACGTCTTCGTCACGAACGGCGGGTACGGGGGCCTGCACCAGGCCATGCGTCACGGGGTGCCGATCGTCGTGGCCGGCGACAGCGAGGACAAGGTCGAGACCTCGGCGCGTGTGCAGTTCTCCGGCGCCGGCGTCAGCCTCGGCACCGGCCGGCCGTCGCCGTCGCAGATCGGCCGTGCCGTCGACCGTGTGCTGGCGGATCCGCGGTACGCCGCCGCATCCCGTCGGATCGGCGAGCGGATCGCGATGGCGGGCGGTGCGCCGGCGCTCGTGGACGACGTGGAGGCCATGCTCTGGGGCTGA
- a CDS encoding helix-turn-helix domain-containing protein has translation MPRAYHSPRREAEAAATRAGIVAAAARLFIRDGYAATSMKAIAAEAGVSAQTVQLHGPKHALLIAAFETSFAGDEGTHSLTERPLIAEIMAEPEFETALERYVAFLTEANRRSAAIVQAMMAAADADAAARAAYLELEERRQRDMRLSAGWFASRGRIPEASVDVAADVLGHLTGPATYLHFTHARGWSDEQYAAWVTTQLTHLAEALPPVEA, from the coding sequence ATGCCCCGCGCGTACCACTCCCCCCGCCGCGAGGCCGAGGCGGCGGCGACGCGGGCCGGCATCGTGGCGGCGGCGGCGAGGCTGTTCATCCGTGACGGTTACGCGGCGACGTCGATGAAGGCGATCGCCGCGGAGGCGGGCGTCTCGGCGCAGACGGTGCAGTTGCACGGACCCAAGCACGCGCTGCTCATCGCCGCGTTCGAGACGTCGTTCGCCGGCGACGAGGGGACGCACTCGCTCACCGAGCGTCCCCTCATCGCCGAGATCATGGCCGAACCGGAGTTCGAGACCGCGCTCGAGCGCTATGTCGCATTCCTCACCGAGGCGAATCGGCGATCGGCGGCGATCGTGCAGGCGATGATGGCGGCGGCGGATGCGGATGCGGCAGCTCGCGCGGCCTACCTCGAGCTCGAGGAGCGACGCCAGCGCGACATGCGACTGAGCGCGGGGTGGTTCGCCTCTCGAGGCCGCATCCCGGAGGCGTCGGTCGACGTGGCGGCGGATGTCCTGGGGCACCTGACGGGGCCGGCGACCTACCTCCACTTCACGCACGCGCGCGGATGGTCCGACGAGCAGTACGCGGCGTGGGTCACCACTCAGCTCACCCACCTCGCCGAAGCCCTCCCGCCCGTCGAGGCGTGA
- a CDS encoding sugar transferase, translating into MKGEDVSTDFEVDATTESRIAKNASPSLPDHFLLPKTPATSPQPVISDAARQALTTGPIQTSARAPKNWRRGYQRRLWISDLLAVVWVVFGTQIAWFGLGNAQVTIALDHRWSDLSYWVFSAILVIAWMGALSWSDSRSPRVFGTGSSEYVRVADSSLRLFGAVAIVAFLFQIDLARGFLLISLPLGILVLLTVRWLWRQWLIAQRSVGEYAARVLLVGSVESVTNIARELARTPSAGYKVVGACTPTGKVGALVPGTDIPMMGSVNAVDRAMERAGADTVAVTSTDELPPTKVKEISWGLQAGRQHLVLAPSIVDIAGPRLHTRPVAGLPLIHVETPRFSKGQLFLKRTVDILASTIGVILLSPVLAFLAMSIRLSSEGPVLFRQTRIGRGGREFTMLKFRSMVINAEELLENLQRQRREEGIDSGNEVLFKMKNDPRVTPIGRIMRKFSLDELPQLFNVIGGSMSLVGPRPPLPNEVEQYATHVHRRFLVKPGITGLWQVSGRSSLSWEETVRLDLSYVENWSLLGDFVILTKTAKAALAPGETAH; encoded by the coding sequence ATGAAGGGGGAGGATGTGTCGACCGATTTCGAGGTCGACGCGACGACGGAGTCGCGGATAGCGAAGAACGCGTCACCGTCTCTTCCCGACCATTTCCTGCTCCCCAAGACTCCGGCAACGTCTCCGCAGCCCGTCATCTCGGATGCGGCCCGTCAAGCCCTCACGACCGGCCCGATTCAGACCTCCGCCCGAGCGCCGAAGAACTGGCGCCGCGGTTATCAGCGGCGCCTGTGGATCAGCGACCTGCTCGCGGTCGTGTGGGTGGTCTTTGGAACCCAGATCGCATGGTTCGGCCTCGGCAATGCTCAGGTCACCATCGCTCTGGACCACCGCTGGAGCGATCTGTCTTATTGGGTCTTCTCCGCCATCCTCGTGATCGCATGGATGGGTGCCCTGTCGTGGAGCGACTCCCGCAGCCCCAGAGTGTTCGGCACCGGCTCGTCGGAGTACGTGCGCGTCGCGGATTCGAGTCTGCGCCTGTTCGGCGCGGTGGCGATCGTCGCGTTCCTCTTCCAGATCGACCTGGCGCGCGGGTTCTTGCTCATCAGCCTGCCGCTCGGCATCCTCGTTCTCCTCACGGTGCGGTGGCTCTGGCGGCAGTGGCTGATCGCGCAGCGCTCCGTGGGCGAGTACGCGGCCCGAGTGCTGCTCGTCGGCTCGGTCGAGTCGGTGACGAACATCGCGCGCGAGCTCGCCCGCACGCCGAGCGCCGGCTACAAGGTGGTCGGCGCGTGCACGCCCACCGGCAAGGTCGGCGCACTCGTGCCGGGAACCGACATCCCGATGATGGGCAGCGTGAATGCGGTCGACCGGGCGATGGAGCGCGCGGGCGCCGACACGGTCGCGGTCACCAGCACCGACGAGCTGCCCCCGACCAAAGTCAAAGAGATCTCCTGGGGGCTGCAAGCCGGCCGCCAGCACCTGGTGCTCGCGCCGAGCATCGTCGATATCGCAGGCCCTCGCCTGCACACCCGCCCCGTCGCCGGACTCCCCCTGATCCACGTCGAGACGCCGCGCTTCAGCAAGGGGCAGCTGTTCCTGAAGCGCACGGTCGACATCCTCGCGAGCACGATCGGCGTGATCCTGCTCAGTCCTGTTCTCGCCTTCCTCGCCATGAGCATCCGACTGTCGTCGGAGGGCCCCGTGCTCTTCCGTCAGACGCGCATCGGACGCGGTGGTCGCGAGTTCACGATGCTCAAGTTCCGTTCGATGGTCATCAACGCCGAGGAGCTGCTCGAAAACCTGCAGCGCCAGCGGCGTGAAGAGGGCATCGATTCGGGCAACGAAGTGCTGTTCAAGATGAAGAACGACCCGCGCGTGACGCCCATCGGGCGCATCATGCGCAAGTTCAGCCTCGATGAGCTGCCGCAGCTGTTCAACGTGATCGGCGGTTCGATGTCGCTCGTCGGCCCCCGCCCGCCGCTGCCGAACGAGGTCGAGCAGTACGCCACGCACGTGCACCGTCGCTTCCTCGTGAAGCCGGGTATCACCGGCCTCTGGCAGGTGAGCGGCCGCTCCAGCCTCTCGTGGGAGGAGACCGTGCGTCTCGACCTCTCCTACGTCGAGAACTGGTCGCTGCTCGGCGACTTCGTCATCCTCACCAAGACCGCCAAAGCCGCGCTCGCCCCCGGCGAGACGGCGCACTGA
- a CDS encoding Coenzyme F420 hydrogenase/dehydrogenase, beta subunit C-terminal domain — MTSPLERVVENGMCVGCGGCGVATNGRIPVTLRPRGYYEADLTGASADDLAVGARACPFSGISKNEDEIAEAIFPDLESDKRTGTYRSMFAGRLTDDSVLPDSSSGGLTTWIIRRLLKEGDVDGVIHVAGTESPIFGYVVSHTDEEILAGRKSKYHPATFAEALNSVRGNGNRYAIVGVPCAIRSARLVAAEDQVIGDQLKYFIGIVCGHLKSSAYAESFAWQLGVEPDDLETVDFRIKDPGLTSRQYSFGAKSRRTGEWVTKQTLSLVGGSWGHAVFQLNACNYCDDVFAETADVVVGDAWLSKYEVDWRGTNVVITRNERIDALFTEGAASGEFVCDELDVDAVARTQGGNFRHRREGLAVRLADDDKAGRWHPEKRVAPGYDHVTPERIELIRNRRRISEVSHDAFAEAKAARDLKVYLNAIQPLISDYQNQTKMPFRIRLRNKIQRELWKAVGRVRRTR, encoded by the coding sequence ATGACTTCTCCCCTGGAACGCGTCGTCGAGAACGGCATGTGTGTCGGATGCGGCGGATGCGGGGTCGCCACCAACGGGCGCATCCCGGTCACGCTACGACCTCGGGGCTACTACGAGGCCGATCTCACTGGCGCCTCCGCCGATGACCTCGCGGTGGGAGCCCGAGCGTGCCCGTTCTCGGGCATCTCGAAGAATGAGGATGAGATCGCCGAAGCAATCTTCCCTGATCTCGAGTCGGACAAGCGCACCGGCACGTACCGGTCGATGTTCGCGGGGCGCCTGACCGATGACTCCGTCCTCCCCGACAGCAGCTCAGGCGGTCTCACGACCTGGATCATCCGCCGGCTACTGAAAGAGGGAGACGTCGACGGGGTCATTCACGTCGCTGGGACCGAATCGCCTATCTTCGGGTACGTCGTTTCCCACACCGACGAGGAGATCCTCGCCGGGCGCAAGTCGAAGTACCACCCCGCGACCTTCGCCGAGGCGCTGAACTCCGTGCGGGGCAACGGAAACCGCTACGCCATAGTCGGGGTGCCCTGCGCGATCCGCAGCGCTCGTCTTGTGGCCGCCGAAGACCAGGTGATTGGCGATCAGCTGAAGTACTTCATCGGCATCGTGTGCGGTCATCTCAAGTCCAGTGCATACGCCGAGTCGTTCGCCTGGCAACTGGGAGTGGAGCCCGACGACCTCGAGACGGTCGACTTCCGCATCAAGGATCCTGGGCTCACGTCTCGGCAGTACTCGTTCGGAGCGAAGAGCCGCCGGACGGGTGAATGGGTCACCAAGCAAACACTCTCGCTGGTCGGGGGCAGTTGGGGTCACGCGGTGTTTCAGCTCAACGCCTGCAACTACTGCGACGATGTCTTCGCCGAGACCGCTGATGTCGTCGTCGGTGATGCGTGGCTGTCGAAGTACGAGGTCGACTGGCGCGGCACGAACGTCGTGATCACGCGGAACGAACGTATCGACGCGCTCTTCACCGAGGGCGCCGCCTCTGGGGAATTCGTGTGCGACGAACTCGACGTGGATGCCGTGGCGCGCACGCAGGGCGGCAACTTCCGACACCGTCGCGAGGGCCTCGCCGTTCGCCTGGCCGATGACGACAAGGCCGGCCGCTGGCACCCGGAGAAGCGAGTCGCGCCCGGGTATGACCACGTCACCCCCGAGCGCATCGAACTCATCCGCAACCGTCGGCGCATCTCGGAGGTCAGCCACGACGCATTTGCCGAGGCAAAGGCCGCCCGCGACCTCAAGGTCTACCTCAACGCCATCCAGCCCTTGATCAGCGACTACCAGAACCAGACGAAGATGCCGTTCCGCATCCGTCTCCGAAACAAGATCCAGCGCGAGCTCTGGAAAGCCGTCGGCCGCGTGCGACGCACGCGTTGA
- a CDS encoding polysaccharide pyruvyl transferase family protein, with protein MTTPPHVFVILTGVSGNLGDAVIRRRVLEWSRGLGTVHAYVGRTTDGWVEQLQMRADETVYRASRRREWLKQLVFGRGRRVLVFDPGEVPLGTEHLKSELMFLAIVIAVRLRGGIVFRPPRAVGDYSPLVGAIYRLSSRFSQITLWRDGDSMSRMRVGVLSPDTAFAEPNSSDPEVSRDVLLVSMRGKRALPSDPWFDGIAAFAREAGLRIVAVSQVDEDEQRSAEIATRFGADLADYEAWGDRSDLQQEQRVRELYKRCAIVVSDRLHVLILSAQAGAVPTELAPTPKAKVRTHFATIGFNDVSLDTSSASAEYIAAFLRVQAGRADELATKLAAARNDLSQEVRRFRELVSARSA; from the coding sequence ATGACAACCCCTCCCCACGTCTTCGTCATCCTGACGGGAGTCAGCGGCAACCTGGGTGACGCTGTCATCCGCCGACGCGTCCTCGAGTGGTCTCGCGGACTCGGCACCGTGCACGCGTATGTCGGCCGCACAACCGACGGCTGGGTCGAACAGCTGCAGATGAGGGCTGATGAGACCGTGTATCGCGCGAGCCGTCGACGCGAGTGGCTCAAGCAGCTCGTCTTCGGGCGCGGTCGGAGAGTGCTCGTTTTCGATCCGGGCGAGGTGCCGCTGGGAACGGAACACCTGAAGTCAGAGCTCATGTTCCTTGCGATCGTGATCGCGGTGCGCCTGCGGGGCGGCATCGTTTTTCGCCCGCCGCGCGCGGTCGGTGACTACAGCCCATTGGTCGGTGCGATCTACCGCCTATCGTCGCGGTTCTCGCAGATCACGCTGTGGCGTGATGGAGACTCGATGTCGCGCATGCGCGTCGGCGTCCTCTCCCCCGACACCGCATTCGCCGAGCCGAACTCCAGTGACCCCGAGGTGTCTCGCGACGTTCTGCTCGTGAGCATGCGAGGAAAGCGGGCGCTCCCGTCCGACCCGTGGTTCGACGGAATCGCGGCCTTCGCGCGCGAAGCGGGACTACGCATCGTGGCCGTCAGCCAGGTGGACGAGGACGAGCAACGTTCGGCGGAGATTGCGACGCGGTTCGGTGCCGACCTTGCCGACTACGAGGCGTGGGGCGACCGGAGCGACCTGCAGCAGGAGCAGCGAGTACGTGAGCTGTACAAAAGGTGCGCGATCGTCGTCAGCGACCGGCTGCACGTGCTCATCCTTTCGGCACAGGCAGGAGCCGTGCCGACCGAGCTCGCACCGACACCCAAGGCGAAGGTTCGTACCCACTTTGCCACCATCGGCTTCAATGACGTCTCGCTCGACACCTCGTCGGCCTCGGCGGAATACATCGCGGCGTTTCTGCGGGTGCAGGCTGGCCGAGCAGACGAGCTGGCGACGAAGCTCGCCGCCGCACGGAATGATCTAAGCCAGGAGGTACGCCGGTTCCGCGAGCTCGTCAGCGCGCGGAGCGCGTGA
- a CDS encoding glycosyltransferase family 2 protein: MVDVSVIVPVHNGAAFLDETERQLTALLEASSLSVEIIAIDDHSTDTSLEIISAWPGRMSAVRILHAEERGVARARNQAVAVARGDYVWFTDADDAWSPFVVDALFAAATHSGADLVVANATKVLANGDLALIEDAPEEESYDARETFRRVLEGRVQGHLWNKLFSRELLGRDPFPTTRAHSDLGGVLGVIPRVTRTVALPESLYRYVIRPGSILNTSSYRWQDLHDCLAIAQDVSERLGQPSARALALFAGQNVAIPVANECLRRREWMDSGTVAEAMRRSRKLITIPVIAAFVQARKLSLAGRLTLLRFAPSAYAYVYRRASRASSIVTDLPSH; the protein is encoded by the coding sequence ATGGTTGATGTGAGCGTGATCGTGCCAGTGCATAACGGCGCGGCGTTTCTGGATGAGACCGAGCGGCAGCTGACCGCGCTCTTGGAAGCGTCTTCCCTGTCGGTCGAGATCATTGCAATCGACGACCACAGCACCGACACATCGCTGGAGATCATCTCGGCGTGGCCAGGGCGGATGTCGGCGGTGCGGATACTCCACGCTGAGGAACGGGGCGTCGCCCGCGCGCGAAACCAAGCCGTCGCGGTGGCGCGCGGAGACTACGTCTGGTTCACCGATGCCGATGACGCCTGGAGCCCGTTCGTCGTCGATGCGCTCTTCGCGGCCGCTACCCATTCGGGCGCGGACCTCGTAGTGGCGAACGCGACGAAGGTGCTAGCCAACGGGGACCTCGCTCTCATCGAGGATGCTCCTGAGGAGGAGAGCTACGACGCCAGAGAGACGTTTCGACGCGTTCTCGAAGGACGCGTACAAGGGCACTTATGGAACAAGCTCTTCTCGCGGGAGCTCCTGGGCAGGGACCCGTTTCCCACCACCCGCGCGCACTCCGACCTGGGCGGGGTGCTTGGAGTCATTCCGCGCGTCACTCGAACAGTCGCGTTGCCCGAATCGCTCTACCGGTATGTCATTCGCCCGGGGTCAATCCTCAACACATCGAGCTATCGCTGGCAAGATCTGCATGACTGCCTTGCCATTGCCCAGGACGTGAGCGAACGCCTGGGCCAACCGTCCGCGCGAGCGCTCGCGCTTTTCGCCGGGCAGAACGTTGCGATTCCCGTCGCGAACGAGTGTCTGCGTCGACGCGAGTGGATGGATTCCGGGACAGTTGCCGAGGCGATGCGGCGAAGCCGAAAGCTCATCACGATTCCGGTGATCGCGGCCTTCGTTCAGGCTCGAAAGCTCAGCTTGGCAGGACGCCTAACTTTGCTGAGGTTCGCCCCCTCGGCATACGCATACGTCTATCGACGGGCCTCGCGAGCCTCCTCGATCGTGACCGACCTACCTTCGCACTAG
- a CDS encoding O-antigen polymerase translates to MNRSGGSVWAWAAIALTVVIALCVSAVASSSQAAGGVAVGIVAVLLSITIIASMTGRFRWLSLIGFLVISHAVLFIGRPAYAIAFEGARSIFTSAPYDEAFVMAEVVSGIGLLAISFGYAIGVGRERSASDMPALEPWPEQRWIAARRWSLVVFVGGLGLYSVYVAQTGVGAYLNSIVAGRNDELREAVSSTAGYFYSGLTFALGAALVGLLYAITFGRRRAALGFGGLVVLVLVPSLLSGSRSAFLPVVVALILLLVRTRSKLVSPLRMVLIVPLVLILGVIAPRIWRDSLSAGGSISAAIGDALSPSQFFGGFLGGLDTAMVDALAVQVSAQESGSLGLLLGRSYLGFIVAPLPRAFWEDKPLPTDTYLNQVLFPVTAEKGIGFAFSTYSEPYVNFGLIGVAVVMLVFGLLLGMLARRAQTASFAAFFVYAVAAGYTFALMRGTFTYNAQRLLLPLAPALLVLVLSKRAARHRGATGSQKRSVARTEHLVDARR, encoded by the coding sequence GTGAATCGCAGCGGAGGCTCAGTCTGGGCGTGGGCGGCAATCGCGTTGACGGTGGTCATCGCTCTGTGTGTCTCAGCGGTTGCGTCGTCGTCGCAAGCTGCTGGCGGCGTCGCGGTGGGGATCGTCGCGGTTTTGCTGTCGATAACAATCATCGCGTCCATGACGGGACGCTTCCGTTGGCTTTCTTTGATCGGGTTTCTTGTCATCAGCCACGCGGTTCTCTTCATAGGCCGACCTGCCTACGCGATTGCCTTCGAGGGCGCGCGAAGTATCTTCACGTCTGCGCCATACGACGAGGCCTTCGTCATGGCTGAGGTGGTAAGCGGCATTGGGCTGCTTGCCATCAGCTTCGGATACGCGATTGGGGTAGGACGAGAGCGCAGTGCCTCTGACATGCCCGCGCTCGAGCCTTGGCCAGAGCAGCGATGGATCGCGGCAAGGCGGTGGTCGCTGGTCGTGTTCGTCGGCGGGCTTGGTCTCTACAGCGTTTACGTGGCGCAGACGGGTGTGGGTGCTTACCTGAACTCCATCGTCGCGGGGCGGAACGATGAATTGAGGGAAGCCGTCTCATCGACGGCGGGCTACTTCTACTCTGGCCTCACCTTCGCGCTAGGAGCCGCGCTCGTTGGTCTGCTCTACGCGATCACGTTCGGGCGCAGGCGAGCGGCCCTCGGGTTCGGAGGACTTGTCGTGCTGGTGCTTGTGCCGAGCTTGCTCTCGGGAAGCCGGTCCGCGTTTCTGCCTGTCGTCGTGGCGCTGATTCTCCTGCTTGTGAGGACCCGGTCGAAGCTTGTGTCGCCGTTGCGTATGGTGCTCATCGTCCCGCTCGTCCTCATTCTCGGCGTGATCGCTCCCCGCATCTGGAGAGACTCCTTGTCAGCTGGCGGCAGCATTAGCGCGGCTATTGGTGACGCTTTGTCCCCCTCGCAGTTCTTCGGAGGGTTCCTGGGTGGCCTGGACACGGCGATGGTGGACGCTCTCGCTGTCCAAGTAAGTGCACAAGAATCGGGTAGCCTGGGGCTCTTGCTCGGTCGTTCTTACCTCGGTTTCATTGTTGCGCCGCTCCCGCGTGCGTTCTGGGAGGACAAACCTCTCCCGACCGATACCTATCTCAACCAGGTTCTCTTCCCCGTGACTGCTGAGAAGGGGATCGGGTTTGCCTTCTCGACCTACAGTGAGCCTTACGTCAATTTCGGCCTCATCGGTGTGGCCGTAGTCATGCTCGTATTCGGATTGCTTCTCGGTATGCTTGCACGCCGCGCGCAGACTGCGTCGTTCGCTGCCTTCTTCGTGTACGCAGTGGCGGCGGGCTACACTTTCGCGCTCATGCGGGGAACGTTCACGTACAACGCTCAGCGCCTTCTGCTCCCGCTTGCGCCTGCGCTGCTGGTTCTCGTGCTGAGCAAACGCGCTGCACGGCACCGAGGCGCGACAGGATCTCAAAAGCGATCTGTTGCGCGAACGGAACACTTAGTCGATGCTCGTAGATAA
- a CDS encoding lipopolysaccharide biosynthesis protein codes for MKWFIRRLGSATGKRFATLTVGKMIAAALQAVFFALLAQVLGLEGFGVFSVGYALTLVCMSAFEFGFGSISLRISKEAEPERIVSTMLSVRAVTNVLIISSVVLLWGLVFDAGMAIALAVAVFAVGETWANLIQNLLVGLYRERLAVAILLTRRVLTLALAAAGWFAALNGAPMSYWVVGLAGAVNFMGGGFAILRHLAKPVNPIRFISSRWRYAATSIADNIKQLDVVLVGAIGGTALAGLYSAATKLVSPFVLLTSSLIQSLVPELADRQNKGVASKPLVQKAVRLTTYYAAALLVLSVVSPWALPFLYGTEFASGWPVAVGAFFVVGVSAINQCLFAWEYANGVRTSFPIAMAALNLLYLGLIALGAAGGIAWLTAAIIASAIIAHIYYRIGFARSGEEVAT; via the coding sequence ATGAAGTGGTTCATCAGACGGCTCGGATCGGCTACCGGGAAGCGATTCGCGACGCTCACGGTGGGCAAAATGATAGCGGCGGCGCTCCAGGCCGTCTTCTTCGCGCTGCTCGCGCAGGTGCTTGGGCTCGAGGGTTTCGGTGTGTTCTCTGTCGGCTACGCGCTGACGCTCGTATGTATGTCGGCATTCGAGTTTGGCTTTGGGTCGATTAGCTTGAGGATAAGTAAGGAAGCGGAGCCGGAGAGGATCGTCTCGACGATGCTGTCGGTCAGGGCGGTGACCAATGTCCTGATCATTTCGTCGGTTGTGCTCCTTTGGGGGCTCGTCTTCGACGCGGGGATGGCGATAGCTCTTGCTGTTGCGGTGTTTGCAGTTGGCGAGACTTGGGCGAATCTCATTCAGAACCTGCTAGTCGGCCTCTACCGCGAACGGCTCGCTGTGGCTATTCTGCTCACGCGACGCGTTCTCACCCTGGCATTGGCTGCGGCGGGGTGGTTTGCGGCCCTCAACGGGGCCCCTATGAGCTATTGGGTAGTTGGGCTCGCGGGAGCAGTCAACTTCATGGGGGGTGGATTTGCCATCCTCCGGCACCTAGCGAAGCCGGTGAACCCGATCAGGTTCATCTCCAGCCGCTGGCGTTACGCGGCAACAAGCATCGCGGACAACATCAAGCAGCTTGATGTCGTCCTTGTCGGCGCGATCGGCGGGACCGCCTTGGCTGGCCTGTATTCCGCTGCCACCAAGCTGGTGTCTCCGTTCGTGCTCTTGACGAGTTCGCTCATTCAGAGTCTCGTGCCGGAACTAGCAGACCGTCAGAACAAGGGAGTAGCCAGCAAGCCGCTCGTCCAGAAGGCCGTGCGCCTGACGACCTACTACGCCGCAGCGTTGCTCGTACTGTCTGTTGTCTCCCCCTGGGCGCTTCCGTTCCTGTATGGCACGGAGTTCGCTTCGGGTTGGCCCGTGGCGGTGGGTGCTTTCTTCGTTGTCGGTGTGTCTGCGATCAATCAGTGTCTGTTTGCTTGGGAGTACGCGAACGGTGTCCGTACGAGCTTCCCAATCGCGATGGCAGCGCTTAACTTGTTGTATCTCGGGCTGATCGCGCTCGGCGCAGCAGGCGGGATCGCCTGGCTCACGGCTGCAATCATCGCATCCGCGATCATTGCGCACATCTACTATCGAATCGGGTTCGCGCGCTCGGGCGAGGAGGTCGCGACGTGA